The Gloeobacter morelensis MG652769 genome contains the following window.
GTCGGAGTAGGGGTAAGGCAAGAACGCCGATTTTTGAGCAGACAGACCAAACCCGGTACCCTGCAGACCGCCGGAGCCGACCGCAAGCAGACTCTGTACCAGTTGGTAACCTTCGCCCCGGGCCACCTCCCACGGGTCGAGAAAGGCGGTCACTCGACCCATCTGGTAGGCCGTGGTGCTCACCTTCCAGGCGGCAACCGCGCCCCCTGCCGCCAATACCGCGACCAAACCGCCCAGGGGCAGGCCCCCCGCAAAGCCCATCAGCCAGAGAGTTACACCAATCAGGGCAGCAGTTCCGAGGTCCGGCTGAATCAGCACGCCTCCCACCGTTAGGCCCGCACCCGCCAGACCGAGCACGCGCGTAAAATTCGGCAGCCGTCGCCAATTGGCAATCAGTGGAGCCGCCAATAAGATGACGCAGGGCTTAATCAGTTCAGAAGGTTGCAGCGAAAAAGGCCCCAGCTGAATCCAGCGGCGCGCCCCGTTCAGCTCGACGCCGATGCCCGGAATTTTGACCAGAAACACCATTGCCAGCAATACCCCGAACACCGGCAAGGCCACGGCAAACAGCCGGTCGATGCGCGTTCGGCACAGCCAGAACATCAGCGCCAACCCCACCGCCGCCGTGAGCGCCTGGCGCGTAAAAAAGCGCAGTCCGTCCTCGTACTGCAACTCGCCTACCGGCAAGGAAGCCGAAAAGAGCACCAGCAGTCCCAAGGCGAGCCAGCAGAGGGTGAGCACGACCAACAGGCGCGCCTCGGGTACCCAGTCGTTCAGGCTAGTTTCGCCGGGGCGCTCCCGCAAAGGAGCCTGCAGTCTTTCGAGAAGCGTAGGCATGGCGGCAAGAGGAATTTTTCCGCCAGTTTACCCGAAAGATGGGACCAAATTGGCACATATGGGGTCAATTTCCCTCACAGGCACCAGGTTTTGAGTATCTGAGCTTCGAGCGCGGCGGGATGTCGTAGAGCCTGTAGATACCGGAAGTAAAAATAATCGGAAAATCGTCGAGGATCATCCAGTGCTCGCACAGTCGCCCTCGGGTAGTCACCAGCAGCATGCGCCGGTCCTGGGCCATCTGATAGCGCACTTCGGGGCTTTTTTGGTAGACAGGAATGCGGTTGAGGCCCGAGTAAAAGTTGAGGCTGGGGGCGTAGACCCCCAGGGCGGCGGTCAAATCGCCGGGGCGAGCTTCGGTGCGCAGCCGGTCGGCCATAGCAAGTAGCGGCCTGTGCACCTGCGGTTCGAGCACGGGCATCAGGCCGCCAATCAAAGCCGGAAAGATAAGACTGTAGGCGAGCAGACAGGCAGTCCAAGCCCAATCGAGCCGGGGCTTGACGGCGGCAACCGCAACAGCGGTGGCGGTAATCAGAGCAATGGCGGTGAGTATCCAGGGCAGGCCGGTCGCTTCGATGCTCGAACGCAACTCGGGCAGGGACGGGTCGTCGATGAAGCGCAGCGCAAAAGCAAAAGCCCCCGCAAGCAGCAGCATGCCAAGAGCTACCCCCCCCAGGCCGATGCGCAACAGGAGCTTCGCAGCGCCCGCGCGCCCCTCCCAAACCAATGCGCACAGCAACGCCAGAGCCGGTAGGCCCGGCAGGATGTAATGCGGCAGCTTCGTGGAGGCCACACTCACAAACACCAGCACCACGGCGAACCAGAGGGCCAAAAACAACGGCAACTGCGCCTGGGGCGAGCGAGAAGCCCAGAAGCGACAGCCCAACCAGTCGCAGCGCACCAGCCGGGGCAAGGTGGTCGGCAGCAGTACGATCCACGGGAAAAAGCCCGCCGGGGTGACCAGTAAGTAGTAGTACCAGGGACCAGGCTGATTGTCGACGACATTCAAAAAGCGATTGAGGTTGTGGTGGAAAAAAAACGTCTGCAAAAACTGGATACCGTTGGCCTGGGTGACCAGAACATACCAGGGCAGCGTCAATACGGCAAAAATCGCGACCGCGCTCACCCAGGGGATCTCCCCGAGCCGGCGCCACTGGCCGGTCCACAACAAAAAAATCAGCACGATGAGGCCAGGGAGCAAAAGCCCGATGGGACCTTTGATGAGCACCGCCCCAGCCACCGCCGCAAAGCCCAGCCGGTAACCCCAGGGGTGTCTGCCGCTGTAGGACCAGTACCAGCCGAACAAGGCCGCCGCCATGAAGCAGGTGAGACCCATGTCGGTGACCCCGGTGCGCCCGAGGGCCAGAAACAACGGGTTGGCCGCCAGGATCGTCCCGGCCAGAAGCGCCACGCGGGGGCCATGGAGCCGCAGGGCAAAGGCGTAGGTGGCCAGCACCAGCACCGTCGCAAACAGGGCCGAGGGCAGGCGCACAGCCCACTCGCCCACTCCCAGAACGCCGAAACCCATCGCCATCAGCCAGTACAGCAAAACCGGCTTGTCGAAGTAGCGGATGCCGTTAAAGACCGGCGTCACCCAATCGCCGGTCACGAACATCTGCCGGGCCACCTCCGCCGTCTCCGTTTCGGTGCGATCGAACAGGGTGTAGCCGTCCAGCCGCCAGAAATAAAAGGCCAGGCACAACACCAAAAGACCCGCCACCGGAAAAACAATCGCACCGGGGACGAACTTGGGAGGAGATTTGGCGGCTGACATAGTTGGCTGGTGGTACCCCATCGGCCTCTGCGTGGCTACTGTAGCAGGATCGCTCTGCCATCGGTAGGCATCCCTCCCTGGGCAGGGGCTTTTGGTATCCACGCTGGATTTTTGTATGCTCAAATACATAAACAAATATTCGCACCGCTGGCGAGGGGAAGGTGCTGGCAAACTCGGGGATCATGGGGCATGCTGGTAATGGAAATTTGCTCAGGCAAAAACATGCTCCCCATCGACCTTGCGCGCTTGACGCGACTTGCTCGCCGCATCAAAGGTTGTTTTTCTCTGGTGCGCTTCGCCCGCTGCCCCGAGAAAAAGGCATGTCTACTTTTCAACGGCCGCTACCCCGTGCACGTGGTCAGTACCGAGGCGCAGTACCAGCACTGTGAACTGCACGGCATCCCGGTTTTGCGCGCACCCTTGCCCGAGAGCGACGACGCGCTGTTGCGGGAACTGGCAACTGCCCTGGCGGTCGTGCGCGAAAATGGGCACCAGCCGGTCGGTTTTTCTGAAGACGATCTGCCGGATCAAAGCGGTTACGATCTAGCCCAGGAGCTGGCCAGCCGCATTGAAGGCCACAACTGTCAAGGAAGCAACTGTTAGCATCGCTGTGTGAACCTGTCTGTTCACCCGGGCGTCAATGGGTGTACAAAGCGAGAGAGGTTCGATGCGTGTGGGCGTTGCTGTGACCCAGGTGAGCGACGAGCAACTGGTCTGGCGGGCGAGTCGCTCCGACGGCCAGGCGTTTCGGGAGCTTTACCGGCGCTATGTCTCGAAGGTGCGCGGCCTGCTCTATCAGATGATGAGCGACATCGAAAGCCTAGATGATCTTACCCAGGAAGTTTTCGTCAAGGTCTTCAAGGCGTTGCCGGGTTTTCGGGGGGATGCCCAGTTTTCGACGTGGTTGTTCCGCATCGCCGTCAACTGCTGCCAGGACGCCCGCCGCCGCCGCGCTCGCCGGCCGATGGCCGTTCCCATCGACAATCTACCGCTCGCCGCGCGCGGCGAGGACCCGCTCGGGCGCCTCGACCGCGAGCAGCTTGTGTCGCAGGCGCTCGCCACGCTCAAGGAGGAGCACCGCGACGTGGTGATTTTGCACGACTTGCACGATCGCCCGCAGGATGAAATTGCCAAACTGTTGAACGTGCCCGTCGGCACAGTCAAATCGCGGTTGTTCTACGCGCGCCGCCAGTTGCGCGAATGGTTCTACGCCCGGGGGATCGAGCTATGAGTGACCCGTTACAAGAGTTTTTGCGCCGCAACGCTCCCGAGCCCCCCGCCCCAACAAGGGATCTCGAGGAGCGCATCCTCGAAGCCACCCTGGCACCCACCCCGGCTCTGCCCCGGACGAGCCGCCGTCCACCGGCACTGGTAGCGGCGGCGAGTCTGACGCTGTTGCTTTTGGGCGGCCTCGGCCTCTGGCAGCAGCAGCAGTCGGGCGATCTCAAGGGCGAGCCGCCCTTCGAGACCGCCGGCTTGAATATTCGTGAACCCGATACGTTCTTTGCCGTCGACCCCCAGACCGATCTCTACGATGTGCGCTTCTAGAGTCCTGCCGCCGCTGTCCATCTTGCTGCTGGGTTTGCTGTTGGGAGCGGCGGGCACCCTCGCCGAGCCGGTCGCCGAATCGCTCGATCTGCGCGGGTTGGGGCTGAGCCCCGAGCAACGCAGCCGCATCCAGGATCTGCGCCGCGAGGACCAGCAGCAGGCGGTCCCTTTGCGCGACAACCTCAACAGCGAACAGCAGCAATTGCGCACGCTCTACACCAGCGACGCCCCCGACGACCAGTTGCGCTCCCAGTACGACCGCATGCAGGTCTACCGCCAAAGGCTCGATCGCCAGCGCTTCGAGAATCTGCTGCGCATCCGCTCCGTCCTCACCCCAGGCCAGCGCACCCAGTTGCGCGCCCGCTTCGTGGAGCGCGCCGGTCGTGGCGGCGGCCGCGGCGGCGGTCCCCTGGGCCAACCCTGAAGGCCGGGCGGGTTAAGATCCGTTCTTATGAGCACGCCCACTGATGAACGCGACTTTTTGACCGACAGCTACGACTACGCGCTGCCGGAGCGTTGCATCGCCCAGCGGCCCGCCGAGCCGCGCGACCATTCGCGGCTATTGGTGGTGGATGGGGAGGCCCACACCCACCGCTACTTTTACGACCTGCCGGGGTTGCTGCGGCCCGGAGATCTGCTGGTACTCAACGATACCCGCGTGATCCCCGCTCGCTTGTTCGGCAGCAAGGCGAGCGGCGGCCGGGTGGAGGTGCTGCTGCTGGAGCCGCGCGCCCCCCGCGAATGGCTGTGCCTGGTCAAACCGGCCCGGCGGCTTGCCGTCGGCGCCCGCATCGACTTTGACGGCGTGCTTGCCGCCCAGGTCACGGAGCTGGACGCCGAGACGGGCGGGCGCTGGCTGCGCTTTGAGGGCGAGGAAGACTTCGAGGTGGCCCTGGAGCGCGTCGGTCACACGCCCCTGCCCCCTTATCTAAGAGCGAGCCGCGCCCGCGACGAGCGCTACCAGACCCTCTGGGCAAGCCGGCCGGGAGCGGTGGCCGCCCCGACAGCAGGACTGCACTTCAGCCGGGAGTTGCTCGCCCGTCTGGCCGAGCGGGGCATCGAGCGGGCGACGGTTACCCTGCATGTCGGACTAGGTACCTTCCGCCCCGTACAGTCCGTTTCCGTCCATACCCATCGGATGCACCGCGAGTGGTACGAGATTCCCGAGGAGACCGCCCTCGCCATCGAGCGCACCCGGTCACGGGGTGGGCGGGTGCTGGCCGTGGGCACCACCAGTGCCCGCGCCCTCGAAAGTGCGGCGCAGCCGAACGGTTTGCCGACTATCGGCCCGGGCCGCTCGGAGTTATTTATCTACCCGGGCTACCGCTGGCGGGTGGTGGAGGGGCTGATCACCAACTTCCACCTGCCCAGGTCCAGTTTGTTGATGCTGGTCAGCAGCCTGGTGGGCCGGGAGCGGCTGCTGGCACTCTATCGAGAGGCCATCGACAAGGGCTACCGGTTCTATTCATTCGGGGATGCGATGGTGATTTTGCCGGGCGCCTCAACGGTGTGAGCATTCGCATCGACGGCGATACAGGCCGGGCGGATATTTGATTTTTATGCAGCTGGAGCTGTTGTGGCCTGCTTGGCGGGCAAAGCGTGCATAACATTCTTGATCTCGATCTAGAAAAAACCGGTAACTCGAAGCCTATCGGAATTGCATTGAGCAGCCCCTCAACAAGTGGAAAAGCTATGGACATATTAGAAGTTGGAGCCCATCCTTTTCTGGGCGAAGCCGGAGCATTGAAGGTGCGATTCGGCGTCTACCTGCCCGACATTACCTTTGCGAAAGGCTACGAAGTTCTCGTTCGAGTCATCCACAAAGCCGATCAGTTTACCCCCGAGATTCCGCCGCAGGATTACTGTTTGAACTGCCGCGACGAACACCCCTACGATCTGTGGGAAACGACCGTTGAACTTGCACCACACGCGGACCTGCCGAGTCACTTCGGCAAACCGGGGATCTATCTCTATCGTTACCAGTTGCGCCGCCACAGCCGGGTGGTGACGCTCTGGTTCACCGACCCGTTTGCCCGGGAGACAGGCGTCGGGGAACTGGCCGCTTTTCGCACTCCCGATACCGAAGCGCCCTTTGCCTGGAGCGACGCCGAATTTAAGGTACCGGCTCTCGACGATCTGGTGGTCTACGAGTTGCAGGTAGACGAATTTAACGACGACTTTGCCGGAGTGATCGAACAACTCGATTATCTGGAGGGCCTGGGGGTCAATTGCCTCGAACTGATGCCCATCACCAGCGTCCGCCACGAATTCGATTGGGGCTATGGTCCATTGCACTTTTGGGCACCGGAGGAGCGCTACGGCGGCAGGCAGGCCTTCAAGCAACTGGTCGATGCCTGCCACGCCCGCAGCATCGCCGTGATCCTCGATTCGGTCTACGAGCACGTCGAGGACAATTTTCCCTACGCGCGGGTCTACCGGGACAGCGGCGAACCCAACCCGATAATCGGTCCATTTGGAGAGGGGGCTTTCGGGACACAGATCGACTTTGCCCAGGCTTTTGCCCGCGAATACTTTCTGGAGTGCAATCGCTACTGGCTGCGCGAATACCATGTGGACGGCTTTCGCTACGACTACGTGCCGGGGATGTACGACGGCCCGCTGGGCCAGGGGTACGCAAAACTGGTCTACGACACTTACAACGACTCGCTCGGCGATCCCCAACTGGCGGCCCGCTTCAAAGATCCCGCCGGATTCAGCCGGATCATCCAGTGCGCCGAGCACCTGCCGGATCCGCGCGGCATCCTCCGCCAAACCTTCTCCAACTGCGCCTGGCAGAACGAACTGATGAACAAAGTCGAGGAGATGGCCGCGCACCGCTACGTGGACGATCGCTTCGCCCACCTGCTCGATACGCGCCTGATCGGGTACCCGCATACCCGCGACGCCGGGGGGGTCGCGATGCCCGTCGCGCCTTTTCAGTACTTCGAGACCCACGACCACAGCCGGCTGATCGCGCGCTACGGCCTGTTGCCGCCGCTCGGCGGGCAAGGCGACATCCAGTACGGGGATCGCCGCAACTTCTTCAAGCTTCAGCCCTTTGCCATCGCACTCTATACCTGCCAGGGTATTCCGATGCTCTGGCAGGGCCAGGAACTGGCCGAAAACTACACCCTGCCCGGGGGCGGCAATCTGCGCATTTCCTTTAGACGCGACATTCGCTGGGAATACTTCTACGACGAGCCGGGACGCGCCCTGGTGCGCCTTTACCGCATTCTGGCAAAGTTGCGCCGCCGGCACCCAGCTCTGCGCAGCCGCGATTCGTATTACTTTAATGAGCACTCGCGCCCCGCCGACGGGGTGATTGCTTATCTACGGCAATCACCGGCGCAGGCGGCCGTGGTCTGCCTCAACTTCAGCGACAGCCCCCGCGAAATCTGGTTGCCTTTCCCTAGAGGGGGTATCTACCGCGAGCAGATCGATGCCGCCGCCCCCGATCCGGCCTACGACATTCAGGTCGCCGCCGCCGGTGATTTTCACAAAGTCGTCATCCCCGCCAATTACGGCCGCATTTATCTCATCGAACAGTGAGGCGGTACGCTTGTTGATGCGGGCAGGGGGTAGCCCGGGCTTCGAGATGCGGAATCTGTGGTAAATGCACAAGCAAACAATCCAGGATCTGGCACCCGCGCGAAGGGGCATCGAGCTGAGAAAATCGCGGTGGTGGCCAGCGGCTGCGCTTTTGCTCGGGCTGGGTTTGGGGATTGCTGCGGTTGGTACGGTGCTACCCGCTCGCCTCTATGGCGCTGAGCTATCGCCATCGCTAGTGGAGGCGGATCGGCTAACACAGCAGGTGAAAATTCTCAATGAGGCTGGGCGCTACCAGGAAGCGCTCGAACCGGCCAAAGTGGCACTGGCGCTGCGCGAGCGGACCTTTGGGCTGGAGCATCGGGAGGTGGCATCCAGTCTGAGCACCCTGGGCAATCTCCACCGGCAACTGGGAAGTTACCGGCAGGCCGAACCACTGCTCAAGCAAGCTCTGGCCATCCGCGAAAAGTTGTTCGGGAGGGAGCACCTCGATGTAACCCCATCGCTCAACGATCTGGGGGTGATCTATATGACTCAGGGCAAGTACGCTCTCGCGGAGCCGTTTTTCCAGCGCACTTTGGAAATAAGACAGAAGCGACTTGGCGCGGAGCACCCTGATATCGGCCGAACGCTGAACAATCTGGGGGTGCTCTACTGGCGGCAGGGCAAGTTTGCCCAGGCGGAGCCTCTCTACTTGCGGTCGCTCGCTATCGCCGAGAAGTTCGACGGCCCGGAGCATATCTATACCGCTCAGCGCCTCGACAATCTGGCATTGCTCTATTACAACCGGGGCAGTTTGCGGCTGGTCGAACCTCTGCACCAGCGCGCTTTGAAAATTTTCGAGCGCTCGCTGGGGCCTGATCATCCGACGGTCGCCACCAATCTCAACAACCAGGCCATCTTCCACACTGCCGTCGGCGATTATGGCCGCGCCGAGCAACTGCATCGCCGCGCCCTGGCGATCCGCCTTAAAGCTTTCGGTCGCGAGCATCCGCTCGTCGCTTCCAGTCTGAGCGGGCTGGCGGACGTTTACAAAAAACAAGGCGAGCTTGCCAAAGCTGAGCCGTTCTATCGGGATGCGCTGGCAATTCGCGAGCAGATTTTCGGAGCTGAACACCCTGATGTAGGCACGACGCTCACCTGGTACGCCGAGCTGTCTTTGTACCAGGGCAATTACACCCTGGCGGAGTCGTCCATTCGCCGGGCGCTGAGCCTGCAAGAGAAGGTCGTGGGCCTGGAGCACAGCGATGTGGCCGATACACTGACGGTTCTAGCCCAGGTGCTCGTGG
Protein-coding sequences here:
- a CDS encoding FtsW/RodA/SpoVE family cell cycle protein; its protein translation is MPTLLERLQAPLRERPGETSLNDWVPEARLLVVLTLCWLALGLLVLFSASLPVGELQYEDGLRFFTRQALTAAVGLALMFWLCRTRIDRLFAVALPVFGVLLAMVFLVKIPGIGVELNGARRWIQLGPFSLQPSELIKPCVILLAAPLIANWRRLPNFTRVLGLAGAGLTVGGVLIQPDLGTAALIGVTLWLMGFAGGLPLGGLVAVLAAGGAVAAWKVSTTAYQMGRVTAFLDPWEVARGEGYQLVQSLLAVGSGGLQGTGFGLSAQKSAFLPYPYSDFIFAVFCEEFGLVGAAAFVLFLLLFLVVGLRVAVRCAEPTRRLIAAGATLLLVTQAFFHIAVVTGAVPPKGMPLPLVSYGGSGLIASLLCCGLLIRAACEMNLAPAVRFVRRRPAAPPPRPAARAPRPTSQPARREASPLPSYLLDTAVRGR
- a CDS encoding ArnT family glycosyltransferase, coding for MSAAKSPPKFVPGAIVFPVAGLLVLCLAFYFWRLDGYTLFDRTETETAEVARQMFVTGDWVTPVFNGIRYFDKPVLLYWLMAMGFGVLGVGEWAVRLPSALFATVLVLATYAFALRLHGPRVALLAGTILAANPLFLALGRTGVTDMGLTCFMAAALFGWYWSYSGRHPWGYRLGFAAVAGAVLIKGPIGLLLPGLIVLIFLLWTGQWRRLGEIPWVSAVAIFAVLTLPWYVLVTQANGIQFLQTFFFHHNLNRFLNVVDNQPGPWYYYLLVTPAGFFPWIVLLPTTLPRLVRCDWLGCRFWASRSPQAQLPLFLALWFAVVLVFVSVASTKLPHYILPGLPALALLCALVWEGRAGAAKLLLRIGLGGVALGMLLLAGAFAFALRFIDDPSLPELRSSIEATGLPWILTAIALITATAVAVAAVKPRLDWAWTACLLAYSLIFPALIGGLMPVLEPQVHRPLLAMADRLRTEARPGDLTAALGVYAPSLNFYSGLNRIPVYQKSPEVRYQMAQDRRMLLVTTRGRLCEHWMILDDFPIIFTSGIYRLYDIPPRSKLRYSKPGACEGN
- a CDS encoding sigma-70 family RNA polymerase sigma factor; protein product: MGVAVTQVSDEQLVWRASRSDGQAFRELYRRYVSKVRGLLYQMMSDIESLDDLTQEVFVKVFKALPGFRGDAQFSTWLFRIAVNCCQDARRRRARRPMAVPIDNLPLAARGEDPLGRLDREQLVSQALATLKEEHRDVVILHDLHDRPQDEIAKLLNVPVGTVKSRLFYARRQLREWFYARGIEL
- a CDS encoding Spy/CpxP family protein refolding chaperone, whose product is MCASRVLPPLSILLLGLLLGAAGTLAEPVAESLDLRGLGLSPEQRSRIQDLRREDQQQAVPLRDNLNSEQQQLRTLYTSDAPDDQLRSQYDRMQVYRQRLDRQRFENLLRIRSVLTPGQRTQLRARFVERAGRGGGRGGGPLGQP
- the queA gene encoding tRNA preQ1(34) S-adenosylmethionine ribosyltransferase-isomerase QueA; the protein is MSTPTDERDFLTDSYDYALPERCIAQRPAEPRDHSRLLVVDGEAHTHRYFYDLPGLLRPGDLLVLNDTRVIPARLFGSKASGGRVEVLLLEPRAPREWLCLVKPARRLAVGARIDFDGVLAAQVTELDAETGGRWLRFEGEEDFEVALERVGHTPLPPYLRASRARDERYQTLWASRPGAVAAPTAGLHFSRELLARLAERGIERATVTLHVGLGTFRPVQSVSVHTHRMHREWYEIPEETALAIERTRSRGGRVLAVGTTSARALESAAQPNGLPTIGPGRSELFIYPGYRWRVVEGLITNFHLPRSSLLMLVSSLVGRERLLALYREAIDKGYRFYSFGDAMVILPGASTV
- a CDS encoding alpha-amylase family glycosyl hydrolase, whose amino-acid sequence is MDILEVGAHPFLGEAGALKVRFGVYLPDITFAKGYEVLVRVIHKADQFTPEIPPQDYCLNCRDEHPYDLWETTVELAPHADLPSHFGKPGIYLYRYQLRRHSRVVTLWFTDPFARETGVGELAAFRTPDTEAPFAWSDAEFKVPALDDLVVYELQVDEFNDDFAGVIEQLDYLEGLGVNCLELMPITSVRHEFDWGYGPLHFWAPEERYGGRQAFKQLVDACHARSIAVILDSVYEHVEDNFPYARVYRDSGEPNPIIGPFGEGAFGTQIDFAQAFAREYFLECNRYWLREYHVDGFRYDYVPGMYDGPLGQGYAKLVYDTYNDSLGDPQLAARFKDPAGFSRIIQCAEHLPDPRGILRQTFSNCAWQNELMNKVEEMAAHRYVDDRFAHLLDTRLIGYPHTRDAGGVAMPVAPFQYFETHDHSRLIARYGLLPPLGGQGDIQYGDRRNFFKLQPFAIALYTCQGIPMLWQGQELAENYTLPGGGNLRISFRRDIRWEYFYDEPGRALVRLYRILAKLRRRHPALRSRDSYYFNEHSRPADGVIAYLRQSPAQAAVVCLNFSDSPREIWLPFPRGGIYREQIDAAAPDPAYDIQVAAAGDFHKVVIPANYGRIYLIEQ